The following proteins are co-located in the Noviherbaspirillum sp. UKPF54 genome:
- a CDS encoding pilus assembly protein PilP, which produces MMNARTLGKALAAASVFSALSGCGDSGVQELRQWMEEVRRKTPVTIQKIPEPKKFTPFVYGGKDQPDPYSPAKLSVALAKLQSGSNSGLKPDLERRKEPLESYPLDSIKMVGTLQKPGLNYALLQIDKAVFQAKVGNYVGENFGMITRITETEVELKEIVRDASGEWVERQAKLELQENKK; this is translated from the coding sequence ATGATGAATGCGCGCACCCTCGGCAAGGCGCTTGCCGCCGCTTCCGTGTTCTCGGCGCTGTCCGGCTGCGGCGACAGCGGCGTGCAGGAGTTGCGGCAATGGATGGAGGAAGTTCGCCGGAAAACGCCTGTCACCATACAAAAAATTCCGGAGCCGAAGAAGTTCACTCCGTTTGTCTATGGCGGCAAGGACCAGCCGGACCCGTACAGTCCCGCCAAGCTTTCGGTCGCCCTCGCCAAGTTGCAGTCCGGCTCGAACAGCGGATTGAAACCCGACCTCGAGCGCCGCAAGGAACCGCTGGAGAGCTACCCGCTCGACAGCATCAAGATGGTCGGGACCTTGCAAAAGCCGGGGCTGAACTACGCCTTGCTGCAGATCGACAAAGCAGTATTTCAGGCCAAGGTCGGCAATTACGTCGGCGAGAACTTCGGCATGATCACCCGGATTACGGAAACCGAAGTCGAATTGAAGGAAATCGTGCGCGATGCGTCCGGCGAGTGGGTCGAGCGTCAAGCGAAGTTAGAGCTGCAGGAGAATAAAAAATGA
- the pilQ gene encoding type IV pilus secretin PilQ yields MATTKHHDHLAATTRNFVRRFVFVAAAALCGLAYAQENAIESISANQQGANVIVKVALKNPVAKPPIGFSITSPARIALDFAGTANATGKSVQEIGLGDVRNVNVVQAGERSRLVFNLMRPLNYATAVDGNMVVVTIDGSGGTATPVNAAGLPSPMAAAPAGKQVLRDIDFRRGVNGEGRIVVDLPNSQVAVDVRQQGQTIVADFQKTRLPEVLRRRLDVRDFGTPVQTITTTPQGENVHMVIEPKGLWEHSAYQSESQLIIDVRPIKEDPNKLTQGTQGYRGERLSLNFQNVEVRAVLQVIADFTGLNIITSDSVSGNLTLRLKDVPWDQALDIVMQAKGLDMRKNGSVLWIAPKDELLTKEKLELEQKAQIAELEPLKTEIFQLNYQKAESFKQVFGLDSGGDAKKSILSKRGSAVIDPRTNQLFVTDVASKLEEIRKLVQKTDIASRQVLIEARIVEATDTFSKNLGAKLAFGYRGTPNNAILEASGQQTGTTKTAGGSAPDAVGLNSAALQTVNGNAVNLPASAINGNTPGTFALTLFNAAASKFINLELSALEADGKGKIISSPRVITADQLKALIEQGTELPYQQATSSGATSIAFRKANLKLEVTPQITPDGNVILDVDVSKDSVGTETRAGFAIDTKHVKTQVLIDNGGTVVIGGIFQQTERNTVNKVPLFGDLPVVGNLFKNTAATNDKTELLIFLTPRVLADKIAVK; encoded by the coding sequence ATGGCGACGACAAAACACCATGACCACCTGGCCGCAACGACGCGCAATTTCGTGCGGCGATTCGTTTTCGTAGCTGCCGCGGCGCTGTGCGGACTGGCATATGCGCAGGAAAATGCGATCGAATCCATCTCTGCGAATCAGCAGGGGGCGAATGTCATCGTCAAGGTGGCGCTGAAAAACCCCGTGGCCAAACCGCCGATCGGCTTTTCCATCACCAGCCCGGCGCGCATTGCGCTCGACTTCGCCGGCACCGCGAATGCGACCGGAAAATCGGTGCAGGAAATCGGCCTGGGAGATGTGCGCAACGTGAACGTGGTGCAGGCCGGTGAGCGCTCGCGCCTCGTATTCAACCTGATGCGCCCGCTGAACTACGCCACCGCCGTCGACGGCAACATGGTCGTGGTGACGATCGACGGTTCAGGCGGCACCGCCACGCCGGTCAACGCTGCCGGCTTGCCATCCCCCATGGCGGCCGCGCCGGCAGGCAAGCAGGTTCTGCGCGATATCGATTTCCGCCGCGGCGTCAATGGAGAAGGACGCATCGTGGTGGACCTGCCCAACAGCCAGGTCGCCGTGGACGTGCGACAGCAGGGGCAGACCATCGTTGCCGACTTCCAGAAAACCCGCCTGCCGGAAGTGCTGCGCCGCCGGCTCGATGTGCGTGATTTCGGTACCCCGGTGCAGACGATCACCACCACGCCGCAGGGAGAGAACGTGCACATGGTGATCGAGCCTAAAGGCTTGTGGGAGCACAGCGCTTATCAGAGCGAATCGCAGCTGATCATCGACGTCAGGCCGATCAAGGAAGATCCGAACAAGCTCACGCAAGGCACGCAGGGTTACCGTGGCGAGCGTCTCTCGCTCAACTTTCAGAATGTTGAAGTCCGCGCAGTGCTGCAAGTGATCGCCGACTTTACCGGATTGAACATCATCACCAGCGATTCCGTGAGCGGCAACCTGACGCTGCGCCTGAAGGATGTGCCTTGGGATCAGGCGCTGGACATCGTGATGCAGGCCAAGGGCCTGGACATGCGCAAGAATGGCTCAGTGCTGTGGATTGCGCCCAAGGACGAGCTGCTGACGAAGGAAAAGCTGGAACTGGAGCAGAAGGCGCAGATTGCGGAACTGGAACCGTTGAAAACGGAGATATTCCAGCTGAATTATCAAAAGGCGGAATCGTTCAAGCAAGTCTTTGGCTTGGATAGCGGCGGCGACGCCAAGAAAAGCATCTTGTCGAAACGGGGCAGCGCCGTCATCGATCCGCGTACGAACCAGCTTTTTGTGACGGATGTCGCCTCGAAGCTGGAAGAAATACGCAAGTTGGTGCAAAAAACCGATATCGCAAGCCGGCAAGTGTTGATCGAGGCGCGTATCGTGGAAGCGACCGACACATTCAGTAAAAACCTGGGGGCGAAGCTGGCGTTTGGGTATCGGGGCACGCCCAACAATGCCATTCTGGAAGCCAGCGGGCAGCAAACGGGAACGACCAAGACTGCAGGGGGCAGTGCTCCCGATGCCGTTGGTCTTAACTCGGCCGCTTTGCAAACAGTGAATGGAAATGCGGTAAACCTGCCGGCAAGTGCTATCAACGGAAATACTCCCGGCACTTTTGCACTGACCTTGTTTAATGCGGCTGCGTCCAAATTTATTAACCTGGAACTGTCCGCACTGGAGGCTGACGGGAAGGGGAAAATTATTTCCAGCCCGCGTGTTATTACGGCGGATCAACTGAAGGCATTGATCGAGCAGGGAACGGAATTGCCGTATCAGCAGGCAACAAGCAGCGGCGCTACAAGTATTGCGTTCCGCAAGGCGAATCTGAAGCTGGAAGTGACGCCGCAAATTACGCCGGACGGCAATGTGATTCTTGATGTCGATGTGAGCAAGGATAGCGTGGGGACGGAAACCCGGGCTGGCTTTGCAATCGACACCAAACATGTCAAGACACAAGTCTTAATCGATAATGGTGGTACTGTCGTGATCGGGGGTATCTTCCAGCAGACGGAACGCAATACGGTGAACAAGGTGCCCTTGTTTGGCGATCTACCGGTCGTTGGGAACTTGTTTAAGAATACGGCAGCGACGAATGACAAGACCGAGTTGCTGATATTCCTGACGCCGCGTGTCCTCGCCGATAAGATTGCAGTGAAATAA